The Bactrocera dorsalis isolate Fly_Bdor chromosome 2, ASM2337382v1, whole genome shotgun sequence region GTATGTGCTCGGCACAGAAGATGAGTCTATTTTGGCTGTGAACAGAGGCAAGTTGCGCTGGGTACGACAGGAGTCCTTAGCGAATATAGTGGCCAGTGAATTTATTGATTTACCGCTTGCCGATGCAGAGGGGACATTAGAAAATGAAATGAGAGGAAACACAGGTATGTTAAACATTCAGTATTTAAAGTGAAGAGCATAGAgtgacataaaaaaaaaaaaaaaattattcccttcaataaaaatatgtatgtacatatttttttcttacgcGGGCTTTGAAGtactttaatattaaatatgacgCTTTCattagatatttatgtatacatatgtattttaaaattttctctgatattttttttttacgctGTTATCTGGAATTTTAAGAGGATGCTACGGGATTGGAAAGTGagtgaaaattgtaaaaatttataaacaaaaacccTAATATTCGTGTTTTTTGGCTgctcttttatttttagtttgcatttttttaattttgcaaaaagttaTCTTATATGAACatgcatataatacatatattttgattttacataataattttGGTCTTTAAAAACCCATCTTGGGCTTGAGGACCATTTAATTGCTTTCAActcctaacttttttttttgtacttcatATTTAGTTATGCAAATGTGCTTAGTTGAAATTTCCATGTAAAGTAAActcatataattatataattgtaTTTAGGTGATATTGCGAGTGCATTTTTGCGCCGCATCTCTACTCAAGCCATGCAAATTAAGAGCATATTTCTGCATGTTATTGGCTTGGGACAACCACCAACCGATACACAGAAGGCTGGATTAGTACGAGACTCTTTTGGATTGCATAAAATGTTGGTTGTGTTGACACGCAGTGGCAAAATATTTGGCATTGATAATATAAGCGGTAAACATCACTGGCAGCTCTATTTAAGCGATATTCAAAATTTCGTAAATCAGGAACCTATGCGCTTACTGGTACAGCGTACATCTAAACATTTCCCACTACAGCCACTTTGCACTGTTGTAGCCAAGGAAAaggtaaatattatattcaaaatatgttACTAAAgtcaaatatgtgtatgtgtaatatatatgtatgttttttttctgttatcTTCAGCTAACCGGCAATGGCGTGCTATTTCGCTTTAATCCGATCAATGGTAAGCCCGCAGAAGGTGGACTATTGAAGCTGAATTACAAAATCAAACAACTTACGCTGTTAGCTGAATCGGAAAAGGATTCTATAAAAGGACTGCTGTTACTTGACGGGCAAAACAATGTTGCCGTATACCCTCAATACGTTCAGGAGATggtaaaatatttacacattatATGACACGTTTTTATTTGCGAATTTTTCGATGCTTACTTTCAGGCGCATGGCATGTATTTGTTTACTGCTGACAAATCAACTGCTGTGTTGGATGGTTTCTTTGTACAATATGCTGACAATGTAAgttctttttatacaaatttatatatgcacttatttccttatattttcTTATGTATTGATAGGTCTTAAGTTCTCTGCCGATTTGGAATGTGCGCTTAGGTGGTCACAACAATGACCATCAACTAGTCGCGATAGCTGGAAAAAATCCTCTAGAGCATGTTCACTCGCAAGGCCGTGTGTTGGTGGATCGATCTGTGCTCTATAAGTATATCAATCCTAATTTAATTGCTGTGGTCACACAAGCCACCGATCCTACACACAAATGTGAGTATATTTACAACACCATTTactgaaatttgtatttatcatgtttcttttcttttaacaGTTTTATTGAACGTCTATCTCATCGATGCTGTATCCGGCTTAATTGTTTTCTCTATGACTCACCGCCGCGCTAGAGTACCGGTACATATTGTGCATTCTGAAAACTGGCTAGCTTATTCGTATTATAACGACAAAGTGCGCCGCACTGAAATAAGtaactattttattttggttagaaaaaaacaagaatcaatattttaaatctatttaatatttgtagCTTCAGTAGAATTATACGAAGGTAAGACACAGGCCAACAGCACCGTTTGGAGCTCATTGAATGCACCTCCCTTGCCAATGGTTGAACGGCAATCTTATATCATACCTACAATAGTGGAGACAATGCGTGAGACTATAACCGAGCGTGGCATAACAAACAAACATGTGCTGAGTATGTCGACAATATTTTATCTTCCAATTCGTACAGTTTCAACtaggtttatttgtttttcttttatagtTGGCACAGTAAGTGGAGCCATCATTGAGATGCCTTGGGCTTTGCTCGATCCGCGTCGCCCGATAACAACGAACACACAAGGGCGAGAAGAGGGTGCGATACCTTACATTCCTGAATTGCCATTACCAACGGAGAATATCATAAATTATAATCAGACAATTGCACGCTTAAGCAATATATTTACAGCACCCAGTGGTTTGGAGAGTACATGTTTGGTTTTGGCTACTGGTTTAGGTCAGTGTCAAgcaatgaaatttttaagtatttaagtaAATTCAATGAATGCAAAATGGTGTTATAGTAATAATCATTTTTCGCTGCAAAATAGCTGTTAATAAGcaagcattttatttatattttttacagataTTTTCGTGACGCGCGTTGCACCATCAAAGACATTTGATTTGCTAAAAGAAGACTTTGATTACACATTAATTACGGCTGTGTTGCTGGCTCTAACAAGCGGTTCATTGGTGGTCAAGCATCTAGCTTCGCGCAAACTATTAAAACAAGCatggaaataaattaatattagtcAATCTGCATCCACCCAATGCAACAACACTATAAAGTAATAATTTAgagtcattaataaataaattaaaaatgataccTATAGCCAATTGAAGGTATAGCATTACAATATAccgaaaaataagcaaaataaataataattataaaaaatgcatatgtacaaacatttaTGTGTTAAATTAACAATCAGCTGgtgctttaatttttataaagcaaacaaacatgactATATGTGCTATTCAATTAAAGTAACGCtgatattacttttattttcacttcacTTAAGCAATTTGGTTATCTGAGTTATTTTCGGTATtctatttctttaattaatattgtattattttttttcaattaaatttaaacataatttttgctGATAGCTTATACGATTTGGTATTCCTTCGGTTATGTTAATTataatttaccaaaaaaattggGAAATGCGAATccaaatagtaataataaaacaatttaagagAAGTGAATTGTGTTTGTAAACTGCATAGGCAAAAAAGGCTTTTTCATACCAGAAATATCTTTGGTGTTCTTTATTTCCGATCTTCCACATAAGAGTTTTACTTAGTTTCCTTCAtcgatatatttgtatgtatatagtatagttGGTATAGAGTACCAAGCCCGCTACTAAATTACAAGCAATTAAAGAGAAATTCATTTCTCGGACATTCTtacaaaaataatgaagttcactcacttaaaattaaaagcagaaaaatttttatttgtccaAACTATTAGAAAATAGCTAATTTCTTCTCCACGAGAATGAATTGAAAGTTTATATTAGTTATTgtcataattattaaattttataggtGTTATTTTTCTCGGTGGGTCATTGTTCTTTCTATTAGAAGTGACGAATTTgaaactacatatatttatttttgtcattaCTCTTCCAATACCTCACATGATGTTCCATTgaataacagcaataacaagaAATGTCAAGTTGCAATCATTCCGCATAAATTAATTTACGCAGATAAACAAATCTAAAAGCAATTGTTAGTACGCTgcaacaagaaataaaaaaaaattttttgtttcttgtttgtttattattgtaCTTTGATTGAAGAGATgcttaatataaacaaaaatgtagcAAATTAactcattttcaaaaattattgtgCAGAAGTTTCATTCATacgtatgtatacgtatattgTACATGTGCAttcatatttgtgtgtgtgtactcgTAAATATAAAAGTACACAAACTTTTATTAAGAAATACCCGTCGTGCTTTTAGTGTTTAGACCGCTAATTAAATGCAAGATATCCTTTTAGAGAAAGGCCCTTatcttttatacatacatagcctAAATTAAAATGGAGTATACTTATATGtagttaatatttataatgcataaatcaataattataacctttaaaatttttgacaacttCTAaggtgaataaatatttaacgtTTTCTCGCGACACTTAAATAATATTCAGCATTATATGTCTGTACGTCTTATGAGATTTTATAAGAACAataatgtaaattattattctattgttggttctgctttctccatatACCGTACATTTACCAACTCAAGTCTTCCGGAAGTCCACCAGGATACTCGCCGGTTAAACAAGCCGTGCAGTGTCCGCTTTTATTCGGACTAGAAACCTGTTTGTTCATTTCCACTGCTTTTACTAGACCCTCCACACTTAAATATGCCAAACTGTCTGCACCCACATGTCGGGCCAATTGCTCTGCATTCAATTTGTTGGCGATAAGCTCTTCACGTGTGGGAATGTTAATGCCCATGTAACACGGATATTGCAGAGGTGGACTGGCTATGCGTATATGTACCTCTGCTGCTCCGGCATCGCGCAACAACTTGATAATTGGTCCGATGGTATTTCCGCGCACAATTGAATCATCGATCAGAACAAGTCGTTTGCCAGCTACATTCTCGGAAAGCGCGCCAAACTTCTTAGCGACACCCAATTTGCGCAAACGTGTCGATGGCTGAATAAATGTGCGGCCTACGTACCGGTTCTTACAGAGTACCTCAGCGAAGGGCAAGCCGGACTGaaatgaagtgaaaaaaataaggtttagaagaaaatatacatttcTATGCCGTAGTAAATTATGAATtcaataaaactataaaata contains the following coding sequences:
- the LOC105222714 gene encoding ER membrane protein complex subunit 1 isoform X1 is translated as MLPQTALCSRGLFVLSLLFFSNYVNALYEDQIKKFDWRIQHIGAIDQAHLELNSLSPRLLVSTHENVFAVLEPQTGKIVWRQVLENLPRGDLKLMQVGTASVNINEPESTAAAPTNSKHGFDVLTVQGHAPALVRGWNVASGNLEWEWSLMPLQTERAESSFWFYENGILYHVIPTWHSHIEVTPYFATTGRATETTARISAGWINADKCVLSGVYYTCLEGNQLIGIDLTASQPQILRKTLDNISKDKLRAVEGISGAYVIGKRLISIYEASVVCNNYESNSFILGKFQKRRVLAQADVVNNVLQIRGHYVDSCEPVPEMTINMDYDDHYGTPALKTFACASQSKGCLYVLGTEDESILAVNRGKLRWVRQESLANIVASEFIDLPLADAEGTLENEMRGNTEDATGLESDIASAFLRRISTQAMQIKSIFLHVIGLGQPPTDTQKAGLVRDSFGLHKMLVVLTRSGKIFGIDNISGKHHWQLYLSDIQNFVNQEPMRLLVQRTSKHFPLQPLCTVVAKEKLTGNGVLFRFNPINGKPAEGGLLKLNYKIKQLTLLAESEKDSIKGLLLLDGQNNVAVYPQYVQEMAHGMYLFTADKSTAVLDGFFVQYADNVLSSLPIWNVRLGGHNNDHQLVAIAGKNPLEHVHSQGRVLVDRSVLYKYINPNLIAVVTQATDPTHKFLLNVYLIDAVSGLIVFSMTHRRARVPVHIVHSENWLAYSYYNDKVRRTEITSVELYEGKTQANSTVWSSLNAPPLPMVERQSYIIPTIVETMRETITERGITNKHVLIGTVSGAIIEMPWALLDPRRPITTNTQGREEGAIPYIPELPLPTENIINYNQTIARLSNIFTAPSGLESTCLVLATGLDIFVTRVAPSKTFDLLKEDFDYTLITAVLLALTSGSLVVKHLASRKLLKQAWK
- the LOC105222714 gene encoding ER membrane protein complex subunit 1 isoform X2; amino-acid sequence: MLPQTALCSRGLFVLSLLFFSNYVNALYEDQIKKFDWRIQHIGAIDQAHLELNSLSPRLLVSTHENVFAVLEPQTGKIVWRQVLENLPRGDLKLMQVGTASVNINEPESTAAAPTNSKHGFDVLTVQGHAPALVRGWNVASGNLEWEWSLMPLQTERAESSFWFYENGILYHVIPTWHSHIEVTPYFATTGRATETTARISAGWINADKCVLSGVYYTCLEGNQLIGIDLTASQPQILRKTLDNISKDKLRAVEGISGAYVIGKRLISIYEASVVCNNYESNSFILGKFQKRRVLAQADVVNNVLQIRGHYVDSCEPVPEMTINMDYDDHYGTPALKTFACASQSKGCLYVLGTEDESILAVNRGKLRWVRQESLANIVASEFIDLPLADAEGTLENEMRGNTGDIASAFLRRISTQAMQIKSIFLHVIGLGQPPTDTQKAGLVRDSFGLHKMLVVLTRSGKIFGIDNISGKHHWQLYLSDIQNFVNQEPMRLLVQRTSKHFPLQPLCTVVAKEKLTGNGVLFRFNPINGKPAEGGLLKLNYKIKQLTLLAESEKDSIKGLLLLDGQNNVAVYPQYVQEMAHGMYLFTADKSTAVLDGFFVQYADNVLSSLPIWNVRLGGHNNDHQLVAIAGKNPLEHVHSQGRVLVDRSVLYKYINPNLIAVVTQATDPTHKFLLNVYLIDAVSGLIVFSMTHRRARVPVHIVHSENWLAYSYYNDKVRRTEITSVELYEGKTQANSTVWSSLNAPPLPMVERQSYIIPTIVETMRETITERGITNKHVLIGTVSGAIIEMPWALLDPRRPITTNTQGREEGAIPYIPELPLPTENIINYNQTIARLSNIFTAPSGLESTCLVLATGLDIFVTRVAPSKTFDLLKEDFDYTLITAVLLALTSGSLVVKHLASRKLLKQAWK